In the Fusarium falciforme chromosome 6, complete sequence genome, TCGATGGTGAACAAACGTGGGATAGCTATTGGACATGGTGTGTGGCCACACCCCACGGCTTGGCCCCCTGCGATGCCACCTAGCCCACTTAAGGAGGCACTTTGGCATCTCCCCTGCATTTCTCTGACCACCCGGCCACCGCCTGTTCTCTGCGAGATACTTGTCGCCTGGCTTTCTGCCCCTCGATGCAACTCTTATCGGAACCCGCAGTCGGCCGATATGTCCGGAACCCGCACCTTGCAAGATCGGATGAGTTGACATTGCGCTGGCATGGATATGACACCAAACTTCAGAGCCGTGACAGGAGGAAGTGAATCGAGCTTTGGTTGAATATCGGATCCCGGAAAAGATCTGAGACTTGAGTTGAGCGATAGCGTAGAGCAGGTATGCAACGACTCGATCGGAAGTCAAGCCATAGTCGACAGGCCAATTCGACAACACATGATGGGCAATAGGATGAGATAGGCTAGTTTTTTCTGATCCGAACTCAAATACTGGTTGTTTCGCTGCATGTTTCTATCACAACTCAACCTTCACCTCACATTTCGACCCAGTCTCCATCGATCTCTTGCAAAGCCAGCTTCTTTTGGAAGTTCAAACCCTCAAACCTTGCTCTACTTTACTACGTAAAATACTCAGTCAACCGCTCAGTCAACCACTCCGTCAAAATGCCCAAGGTTGTCCCTCACATCAAGGAATACTTGCAGGCCCAGGAGCCGCAAGCTCCTCGCATGAAGGATGCCCCCGTCTTTTACCGCAACCTGGAGGAGGCTCTCGACACTCGTAGAGTGGACCAGAACCTCATTGTCTTCCGTGACTTCAAAGAGGGTGTGGATTTCTCATCCAACGACTTCCTATCTCTGGCCACCACTGGTCTCCTTAGAGACGAGTTTTTCGAGGAACTTAACCGTCACCCCAACTTCCGTCTTGGAGCTACAAGCTCTCGGCTTCTTGACGGAAATAGCAGTTACATGGAGACCATCGAAAAGGAGATCGCCGAGTTCCACAACGCCgaggatgccatcatcgtcaactcCGGCTATGAAGCGAACGGCGCCATTTACACTGCCATTCCTCGTCCAGGTGACGCGATAGTCTATGATGAGCTTGTCCACGCCAGTACGCACGATGGAATGAAGAACTCTGTGGCTCTAACCAGGGTGTCTTTCCGCCACAATGATGTTGACTCCCTGGAGGAGACCCTGGCCTATATCCGCGACACCCAACCCCTCATTCAAAAAGGCGAGAGGTCTATCATCATCTCTGTAGAGTCAATCTATAGCATGGATGGAGATGTCTGCCCTCTGAAGGAGTTTGTGGATGTTGCCAAGGAAGTCTTCCCCCTAGGCAATGCTCAGTTTGTCGTCGACGAGGCCCACGGCACTGGCGTTGTTGGAAAGCAGGGAGGTGGCCTTGTTCAAGAGCTTGGCCTCGAAAAAGAGATTGCAATTCGAATGCACACCTTTGGAAAGGCCCTGGCTTCCAATGGAGGTGAGTTGTCGTCGGAAAATCGGGTTCTTGGCCGTGCTAATATCGCCCAGCTGTCATTCTTTCAAACTCAACAGTCAAGACCATGCTCATCAACTTTGCGCGTGGGATTATCTACACGACTGCCCCTAGCTTCCTTGTGCTGGCTGGTATTCGCGCTGGTTACAACTTGCTCAAGGCAGATATGACTGTGAAGGTAAGGAGTGGACCCAAGCAACATCCTTGATGCGGAGGGCTGACGCTTATATGCACGTACCAGGCTCAAGAACGGGTCCAGTACCTTGTCAAGCTCTTCTTCAAGACCATTCAGGCGCATCCTGCCTACGAGAGGGCTGCGGAGACTGGAATTCTCCGTGTCCCACTTGCCGATGGGTATGAGACCAGGCCTTTTGTTACCCAGGTGGTGCCTGTCTGGACTCGTCCTCATCAGAATCTCTTCCTGGTCTTCCATCTTCAGATGGCCAAGTACTGCGCGTACCCCATTGACTTCCCTGTCGTTCCCAAGGGCGCGCCACGTGTCCGTTGTGTGTTccacaaccacaacaccGACGCTGAGGTCGAAGGTCTGGCCCATACCCTGTACGAGTGGGCCCAGGAGATGCTTGACATTGAGGATGGAAAGGTTTCCTCCAAGATCCCGGTAGCAGCTCGCCAGGCCTTTACCTGGACTGCGGAAGGAGAGACCAATGGGAATGGCGTGAAGGCATAGGTAGATGTTGCGATATTCTGGAGGAGGATAGGAGGCCTGATTGGTTGTGTTGTACGGGGACCAGGGGTGGGAGTGTCAAGACAGATACTCCTTACACTTGCCATTCTTTTGTACCCAGACTTGGTCCTTCGCTTAACAGCCTGGGTACTGAACCCGGAAATTAGTAAATAGACGCGTGGATTTGCTTAAAGCATCAATGTTATGGTCTAAGTGACAAGGAATGACAAGAGTAACAAGGGTCATCCCTATGCTTAGCAGCATGCAAAAGGTAACTTCGGTAGAAGCGAGGAAACCCTGTTGAAACGTGGACACAGGGGGATAGTaaattaacttttatagccAGTTGCCTGCGATAACCACCCTCACGTGGAGACAGCTTTCTTAGCCCTACGGACAACCATCGGACCCGAATGAGATACCTTCCCCATCGAGAGTGGTGCTACGTAGCCCTGTCAGATTCAACGGGTGATCGGCCGAGCCGCTTTGGCGCTAAGTCTCGGTGTCCGGTTAAGGAGTAGACGGATGCACTTTGATGGAGTATCTTGGTAGATTCACTACTTCTGAACATGGGCCAAAGAGTGATCAACCTTCGGATCGATGAATCTGCAGAAGATTCATGTCTCAAGTGGAATTGGCAGTGCTCTGGGATTGGGATTCACTCCGGCAATTGCCCACGCTGACCTTATCTTGACACCATCCCTGCCAGGGACCTTCATGTACGATGCCCCAAAGAGCAACAGCCCTCACGACTAATTTCCAATGAAAGAAGGAGAAACCCAAACAAGCAGGTAGTACAGTGTCATGTCACTTTGAGCAGGATCGGCCCTCGACCGTATCAAACCGACCAACCGGCCCCTGTCAGGTGGCGCCATCCCGTCTGACGTGTTGCTTAGCGTTAATCAACAGGCCTCATCTCACAAATCGGCTGAACTCATGCTACCGTGCATTCACGAATCTCTCCCGGCACTGTTCAGGGGCCAACCAGATGATGAATTCACGAACCGTGGGGGAAACTAGGCAACCAACAAAGATCTGGTAGGGGGATCCAAGCACTGTTACAGCGACATCCTTGTAGCCGGCGTCTGCGCCATGATCAAGTTACATTCACCGAGGGTCGTTTCGAGGCGGTCTTACATGAACGACCGTCGTCTAACTCCGGCTCCTGTCGTAGATCTCCTGATCCATCCGACGGCATTATCTCCCCGCGCCACTCGGGTCGCGGATTGCGACATGCGCAGTCTGGAGTGAGGTCTGCACGGACTGAAGGACCTTGTGGGCCAACATCAGCACAGGAAGGATGCAAATGTGCCGATGTATTTTAGCCAATGCGGTAATGAGATGTTGATCAACCTCTCTGGACACGACCAACAGCCACGGGGGAGCCGTTAGCTCGGGCCGAACCGCGTGCCTAGGCCAGTAAGAGAAGGTCTCAGCCCCGGGGTATTTGTATGGGAGGTGGTCTTGATGTACCTCAGCCTTAAATAAGATGGGGCAAATATCAGCCCTAGTCGCTGACTGTTCGTGTTGGTTCTCGCCGTCAGAGCCGATCGATATGCACTCAGATACTACTTCGGAGCACTTCCAAACAGAGTCATAATGCCGTCGCACGGGAAGAGAAGTTGGGATGCATCTGAGGATACCGAGGCACGCATTCACCCTCTCGTATTTGTGTTTAGGTTTTGGTCCCAGGTCCCGTGCTGATCAAATTGCTAACTAGTGATGTAGAGAGGGGCCTCTAAAGACTACCCAGGTGTGTTGTCCAATGTCCTCTTGTTGGATAGAACCAGCAGCTAACTCTACCCTTTTCTTGGGTAGTATGTGATCAGTGCCGGTCACGAAAGATTCGATGTGGGAGAGAGCGGCCTCATTGTTCCAACTGCGTCCGTCTCGGCCTTGACTGTGAGTGGCTGGGACAGGGCAAGAAGCCTAACCAGACAACTTGGCTGTAAGTATCTGATAGGCCCAGAAGTTCTACCATGACCGAACCTCTAAACTCATTCTGTCGATTTAGAAGCCACGCAGTAAACCGCCTCGGCGATCGACTCCAAAAGCTTGAAGATGCTGTCTCCGGCCTGCAAAGTTCCAAAAATACCCAGGACTCTGAGACGACACCTCCCCCAATGCCTAGCTCACCGAGCTCAATAACAAGCCCCTCTTGGGGCCGAAGTTGCGTTGTTCGAAACGTGGGCGGCCACGAACGGTATTACGGATCCACGTCCTTGGTCTCGCTGATGCAAGATATGGCGGCCATCTTACAAGCCAACATATGCGAGACGCAGAATACGCAGGCTAGCACGACACGTGCAACAGCTTCACGAGAAGAGATTCTCAAACTAGTGGAGCCGCATCACATGTACGCACATGTCTCTGACGGTTCCGTCCTGACCGGCCCTCCTTTGGTTATCGTCGAGGCTATGATCGAGCCATACTTTGAGATGGTAAACCCGCATATGCCTCTATGGACAAAGAAAAGCTTTTGCTACCTTATGGAATCTGCCCCAGAGTCTTCCAATGCATCAGATAAGCGCGCATATGATGTGTGCGCGAACAATCTGGTGCTGTTGACACTTCAGGCCAAATCCCTTCATTCCAGAGCAGTTTCGAGTAGAACCAGCACAGAAGCTTCTAGGGCGTCTTCCATCGATATGGACCTCATAAAATCATTCATCGCAAACGCAAAGCGGGCTTTGGAGAATGTCGAGTTGCTGCTCCTCAACCCCAGCCTTCTGACTTTGCAGGCTCTGTTGTCTCTCGTGCGTCACTCTCTTTCTCTCGTACACTCTGGCGGGTTGATACTGATAATGAAAAGTGCCTAGTAGCGCAAACTTCTCTTTCGGAGGATGTTGCTGCGTTAGTATTCAGTTTCGCCGTCCACGTAGCCAAGTCTATCGGACTTCGCCACTGGAGCCCGGCGAACACTACCGAAAGAGCCAATGCCGAGGAGTGCCAGGAAAAACAGCAAGTCATGTACTGCATGGTATGCCTAAGCAgggccttggcctgggcTTCTGGTTTATCCTTCAACTTGCCCAGCGTTGATCTCCTTGAGCGCAGCCTCTCAACCTCGTCAACCACAAGCCATCTCGTCACTCGGGTCGCTCTTTTGCGACTCGAGGAGCAGATATATAGTGTTCTATACTCTGATGAGGCCACTGACCAAGGGCCCAGTGCCACTGGAAAGGTGGCTCTCAGTCAGGGTCGGAAACTGGATGACTGGGCAGCGAGCCACCCGGAGGAACTCGACGAAGGCCAATATTCTGGCACTCTCAACGGCAAACTGTGCCATGACCTCGCTGTGAGGTTTTACTCCATCCAGGCATTGGTCTTATGGCGTATTCCGGGGGATGCATCAATGTCTCCGTCAATACTCGGCGTTGCTCGGCGTTCTCTCCGATTCTTCCAAAGGCTGTGGACGGTGACCTCGGAAAGAGGACACCATCTGGACTTGGCTCTGTGAGTATCCCAGTGACTTTGATGGTGCTCTGCAATGTTCTCTTGTCGTTCCTCACGAATGCTGACTATGCACTAGACTCGTCGCTTCGTATCCTCCTGTGCCCTTCTTCGAGCTCTCTAGGCATGCCTTGACCAACCGGCAGGCCTCTGACGAGGACTGGGAACTTCTACACTCGTTCTCAAGCATGATTCGAATGTTCTCAGAGTGGGCTGAAGAAAACTCCTTGATGAAGAGACTGTTGAAGTTCTGCGACATCATGCTGCATTTGATTGACGCAGATCGCGAAGAGAAGTCCTCAAGGCGACCCGAGAGTCGGCCTGCATCAGTCGGCCAGGCTTACATACATACCTTGGAGCCAATCCCCGGAAACATGGTCCCGATAGTTCACCCATACGGAGGGGACTCTgtcgcttcctcctctcgTAGCACTTCCACACCGATCTCGGGGTTTGCTCAACCGATGCATCCAACTTCGGATACAGAGCCAGTCTCGCTTCCCACAGTGTCAGAATCAATCATTTCGTCGTCTTTAGGTTCGTTTGATGGCGTGTTTGGAGGAAGGCTGAGTCCGATTGGTGACTTGGAAGGATGGATCGTGGAACCTGGAGCCCCGGGGGCACCTTTACCCAACTCGATGCCGAATTTCATGTTTCAAGATGGCAGTGCTTTTTCGTTTGATAGAATCGATCTTGGGTGAATCATTGTTCGGGCGGATTTTGGCCTTTGGTGACCGCAGCATGACCTTGGTGCATTAGAGCTTGTCAAGACCCGGCTGGTGTTTACTCGCAAACTTTGGACAAGAAGTCTCGCATGACCATATACCGTGAATACGACTTTCGCGCCTTCTTATTACCTGCATAACTTCATGTGAAGCCTCGGCACGCATCTGTATACGCGGACTTGACTGGGATCCCAATACTCCGCGGATGCCGAGCGGGCGTAGGTAAAAGGTGGTGCGACAACTGAACACTACTGACCAGTTCCGATAGTCAGATGATACccttgatggatggatattTGGGACCAGGAGACAGTGCGCATACGAACTGGGCTGAATCATCACGCGAGTCAGAGCCCAGGTACCAGGGCCCCTGCTGCGGCTCTTGATGCCGCCCGCCCGGCACCGGAACCGCCAGCGTCTGATCCGGTTACACTTTTAGAGCTTAACTACGATGGTTGCAGCCCAATGGGATGGTGGGATCGTGCAAACCTAGATGGAGGGTCGAGTCAGGTGCCAGTTGGGGGTGAGGTGCCTGAGCCACGGGACCCTTTTTGGAGGATCGTGAAGCCCTGTAGGGGAAGGGTCCCCTGTGCGGGCCAGGGGCTACGTGGCTGAATTTATATATCTCCAGACAATTCTATATTGATTTCAGTCAGTTGACCATTTGAGTTTGTTGCCGTTATTGACAATAACCTCATTTTGCGATTCATCCAGAGACAGTGTTTGGGTTTAACTTTGTACCTGACTGGCAATCTTCACGAGAGCCTCAACAGCTTGAATCGCTTGATGTCATTAAGTACAGCCAGTTAGTTAGCGCTGCAGGCGGACAGGGCTGTACTGGAGCAGCAACTCCAGCACGGAAATAGTTGTCAACTGTCTCGGCACAACATCATATCATGGACCCCTTTTCCTCGGCTTCCGCTCGGTAATGATAATCTCCTGTTATCTCTGGTCACACGTCATCAAGaaattttttactttttccAAGCTTTTCCTTGCCTAGACAACAAAGACAAACGTCACCGGGCCCCATATTATTTGGATCCCAAGCTTGCCTCCTAGCCACCAAACAACGGGGAACGTGCCAGGAAAAATCTCTGACCGCCTGTGGCCGAACTTATTCCGGGATTACGGTGCTGCCTAGAAAAACcccaacaagaacaaaaCACCTGTCGTCAACGGTCAGCGGTGAGCGGTGAGTTCCTAATCTTCACCTTTCTTTCACAACCAACCTACGTCACATCACAATGCCTCTCAAGCTCAACTCAGCGAACCTCTCTACAATCTCTTCACAGCAAGAGAACCGTACTGTGGAAATTCCTACCTACGACAGAACTGCCGTCAAGGATGGAATTGTCCACGTCGGCGTTGGTGGCTTCCACCGAGCTCACCTTGCCGTCTATATCAACCATTTGATTCAGAAGCACAACCAGAACGAATGGGGCATCTGCGGCGTCGGTCTTCGACCCAATGACTCTGCCATGCGCGATGTCTTGGAGTCTCAAGACCACCTGTACACCGTCATTGAGCGGTCTGCCAAGGGCAGCGACGCCAAGGTCGTCGGCAGCATCAACAATTTCATTTTTGCGCCCGACAACCGTCAGGCCGTTATCGACAAGATGGCTCACCCAGACACCCACATTGTGTCCCTGACCATCACCGAGAGTGGCTACTACTACAACGAAAACACCCACCAGCTGCAAGCCGACCATCCCGACATTCAGCACGATctgaaggaggagaacgCAAACGCCCCCATCAGCACCTTTGGCTTCCTCTACGCCGCTCTGGCCAAGCGCCACGAGCAGGGCCTGAAGCCCTTCACCGTCTTGTCCTGCGACAACATGCAGCACAACGGTACCATCACCCGCAACATGCTCAAGACGTTTGCTGGTCTGCGCAACCCAGAGCTCGCCAAGTGGATTGACGAGGAGGGAGCTTTCCCCAACTCCATGGTTGACCGCATCACTCCCGTTACCCACCAGACCGACATCGACTCGCTCGCAGAGACTTTCGGCATCGAGGACGCCTGGCCCGTTGTCACTGAGCCCTTTATGCAGTGGGTTGTTGAGAACCACTTCTGCGATGGCCGTCCTCCCTTTGAGAAGGTCGGTGTCCAGGTAGTCCACGACACCCACGATGTGGAGCAGTTTGAGAAGCACAAGCTCCGTCTTCTCAATGCCAGCCACTCCGCCATGGCCTACCCCGGCCAGCTCGCTGGTTTCCAGTACGTCCACGAGGTCATGGAGCACCCTCTTTACCGCAAGTTCATCTGGCAGATGATGCAGGAGGAGGTCAAGCCCCTGCTCCCCGAGATTCCCGGCGTCGACATTGACCAATACTGCAACACCCTTATGGAGCGCTTCTCCAACCCCACTATTATGGATCGAATTCCCCGTCTTGCCCTTAATGCCTCGGGCAAGATTCCTCAATTCATTATGCCTTCCATCGCCGAGCAGATCTGGGCGAAGGGTCCCCTCCGTCGCCTGTCCTTTGTCGTTGGCGCCTGGTTCCGCTACATCCACGGCGTGACCGACAAGGGTGAGAAGTTCGAGGTTGAGGACCCTATGCTCGAGCAGCTGGAGGCCCTTGCCAAGGCCGGCGGAGACGACCCCCGCGAGCTTCTCAGCATCAAGATGCTCTTCGGCGACGACTTGCGAGACGACAAGCGCTTCGTCGACGAGCTCACCACTGCCATGCAGCTCATTGCCAAGGATGGAGTCATGGCCACTATGCCCAAGTATGTTGATTAGACGGCATGCATAGATTGTATTACAGCCTTTGATGTTATAATGAGTATG is a window encoding:
- a CDS encoding Aminotran-1-2 domain-containing protein, translated to MPKVVPHIKEYLQAQEPQAPRMKDAPVFYRNLEEALDTRRVDQNLIVFRDFKEGVDFSSNDFLSLATTGLLRDEFFEELNRHPNFRLGATSSRLLDGNSSYMETIEKEIAEFHNAEDAIIVNSGYEANGAIYTAIPRPGDAIVYDELVHASTHDGMKNSVALTRVSFRHNDVDSLEETLAYIRDTQPLIQKGERSIIISVESIYSMDGDVCPLKEFVDVAKEVFPLGNAQFVVDEAHGTGVVGKQGGGLVQELGLEKEIAIRMHTFGKALASNGAVILSNSTVKTMLINFARGIIYTTAPSFLVLAGIRAGYNLLKADMTVKAQERVQYLVKLFFKTIQAHPAYERAAETGILRVPLADGYETRPFVTQVVPVWTRPHQNLFLVFHLQMAKYCAYPIDFPVVPKGAPRVRCVFHNHNTDAEVEGLAHTLYEWAQEMLDIEDGKVSSKIPVAARQAFTWTAEGETNGNGVKA
- a CDS encoding Fungal-trans domain-containing protein, which produces MAAILQANICETQNTQASTTRATASREEILKLVEPHHMYAHVSDGSVLTGPPLVIVEAMIEPYFEMVNPHMPLWTKKSFCYLMESAPESSNASDKRAYDVCANNLVLLTLQAKSLHSRAVSSRTSTEASRASSIDMDLIKSFIANAKRALENVELLLLNPSLLTLQALLSLCLVAQTSLSEDVAALVFSFAVHVAKSIGLRHWSPANTTERANAEECQEKQQVMYCMVCLSRALAWASGLSFNLPSVDLLERSLSTSSTTSHLVTRVALLRLEEQIYSVLYSDEATDQGPSATGKVALSQGRKLDDWAASHPEELDEGQYSGTLNGKLCHDLAVRFYSIQALVLWRIPGDASMSPSILGVARRSLRFFQRLWTVTSERGHHLDLALLVASYPPVPFFELSRHALTNRQASDEDWELLHSFSSMIRMFSEWAEENSLMKRLLKFCDIMLHLIDADREEKSSRRPESRPASVGQAYIHTLEPIPGNMVPIVHPYGGDSVASSSRSTSTPISGFAQPMHPTSDTEPVSLPTVSESIISSSLGSFDGVFGGRLSPIGDLEGWIVEPGAPGAPLPNSMPNFMFQDGSAFSFDRIDLG
- a CDS encoding Mannitol 2-dehydrogenase — its product is MPLKLNSANLSTISSQQENRTVEIPTYDRTAVKDGIVHVGVGGFHRAHLAVYINHLIQKHNQNEWGICGVGLRPNDSAMRDVLESQDHLYTVIERSAKGSDAKVVGSINNFIFAPDNRQAVIDKMAHPDTHIVSLTITESGYYYNENTHQLQADHPDIQHDLKEENANAPISTFGFLYAALAKRHEQGLKPFTVLSCDNMQHNGTITRNMLKTFAGLRNPELAKWIDEEGAFPNSMVDRITPVTHQTDIDSLAETFGIEDAWPVVTEPFMQWVVENHFCDGRPPFEKVGVQVVHDTHDVEQFEKHKLRLLNASHSAMAYPGQLAGFQYVHEVMEHPLYRKFIWQMMQEEVKPLLPEIPGVDIDQYCNTLMERFSNPTIMDRIPRLALNASGKIPQFIMPSIAEQIWAKGPLRRLSFVVGAWFRYIHGVTDKGEKFEVEDPMLEQLEALAKAGGDDPRELLSIKMLFGDDLRDDKRFVDELTTAMQLIAKDGVMATMPKYVD